One part of the Phragmites australis chromosome 3, lpPhrAust1.1, whole genome shotgun sequence genome encodes these proteins:
- the LOC133912059 gene encoding receptor-like serine/threonine-protein kinase At2g45590 produces MPSRQPPPPSPSPSPAAAAADAFVGDVRSRGRRHPPVASAAAAGASAAAAALILVAFVAVLLWRMRRGRKRAAGAGTGAVQPAAALRRLSYQQLRRATGFFAAGSKLGQGGFGPVFRGALPRSGQPVAVKVMDAAGSLQGEREFHNELSLASHLLGCAAPAHGGGVPSILLPFAYSLSAQPRRRRMMLVYELMPNGSLQDALLGKRCPELVAEWPRRLAIARDVAAALHYLHSVVQPPVIHGDVKPSNVLLDGELRARLADFGLARIRSEEEEELESGAIGGNANGNGNPGDGCDDDVSVAGESTAAVVVNGEDNAAKSLEDDEAFTTASPAEAASTSGCDKTSVGSGFNGRSCNGGGAAASGTGSDWWWRQDNGGGGGGGVKDYVMEWIRSEIKKERPKSDWIAGSSAITPVTSTERKKPKRRAREWWREEYAEELTKKQKRRMLAKSKSDAGVMSGMQWWERDCDLEEKGHSRWRMMKSWSRRSSNGNGSIGWWVDGVRRSSRDWASGEFVPKSGGAVSSTPSMRGTVCYVAPEYGGGGPLSEKCDIYSFGVLLLVLISGRRPLQMTTSPMSDFEKASLISWARHLAQVGRLLDLVDPALRDVDRDQALLCITVALLCIQRSPARRPSSTEVLEMLAGEGEPPRLPIEFSPSPPGGFPFKSRKKGRRV; encoded by the coding sequence ATGCCCTCGCGGCAGCCTCCGccgccctccccctccccgtctccggccgccgccgccgcggacgcCTTCGTTGGCGACGTCCGATCCCGCGGGCGTCGCCACCCCCCGGTGGcctccgcggccgcggcgggggcatcggccgcggcggcagcgctGATCTTAGTGGCTTTCGTCGCGGTGCTgttgtggaggatgaggagggggaggaagCGGGCCGCCGGGGCGGGGACTGGGGCGGTGCAGCCGGCGGCCGCACTGCGGAGGCTGTCGTACCAGCAGCTGCGGCGCGCCACGGGCTTCTTCGCGGCGGGGAGCAAGCTGGGACAGGGTGGGTTCGGCCCGGTCTTCCGCGGCGCGCTGCCCAGGTCGGGGCAGCCCGTGGCCGTGAAGGTCATGGACGCCGCGGGGTCCCTCCAGGGCGAGCGCGAGTTCCACAATGAGCTCTCCCTCGCGTCCCACCTCCTCGGCTGCGCCGCCCCAGCCCACGGGGGCGGGGTGCCCTCCATCCTCCTCCCGTTTGCGTACTCGCTCTCCGCgcagcctcgccgccgccggatgATGCTGGTGTACGAGCTCATGCCCAACGGGTCACTGCAGGACGCGCTGCTCGGGAAGAGGTGCCCCGAGCTGGTGGCCGAGTGGCCGCGCCGGCTCGCCATCGCCCGCGACGTGGCCGCCGCGCTCCACTACCTCCATTCCGTCGTGCAGCCGCCCGTGATCCATGGAGACGTGAAGCCGAGCAACGTGTTACTGGATGGCGAGCTCCGTGCCCGCCTCGCGGATTTCGGCCTCGCGCGGATCAGGtctgaggaagaggaagagttggagagCGGTGCGATTGGTGGCAATGCGAATGGGAACGGCAATCCCGGCGACGgatgtgatgatgatgtgtcaGTGGCTGGCGAGAGCACAGCTGCTGTTGTAGTGAATGGGGAAGACAATGCTGCCAAGTCGCTGGAGGATGATGAGGCGTTTACCACAGCGTCTCCTGCAGAGGCCGCATCCACTTCCGGATGTGACAAGACTAGTGTTGGTAGCGGATTTAATGGCCGAAGCTgcaatggtggtggtgctgcAGCATCAGGGACTGGGAGTGACTGGTGGTGGCGTCAGGataatggtggtggtggcggaggcggTGTTAAGGACTATGTGATGGAATGGATTAGATCGGAAATCAAGAAGGAGCGGCCAAAGAGCGATTGGATTGCGGGATCATCTGCAATCACCCCTGTTACTTCTACAGAGAGGAAGAAGCCAAAGCGTAGGGCACGCGAGTGGTGGCGTGAGGAGTATGCTGAGGAGCTCACTAAGAAGCAAAAACGGCGGATGCTTGCTAAGTCGAAGAGTGACGCTGGTGTGATGTCTGGTATGCAGTGGTGGGAGAGGGATTGTGACTTAGAGGAGAAGGGGCATTCAAGGTGGAGAATGATGAAAAGCTGGAGCCGGAGGAGCAGCAATGGGAATGGCAGCATCGGTTGGTGGGTGGACGGTGTGAGAAGGAGCAGCAGGGATTGGGCTAGTGGGGAGTTTGTGCCCAAGAGTGGTGGAGCAGTGAGCAGCACGCCGAGCATGCGTGGCACAGTCTGCTATGTGGCTCCTGAGTATGGCGGTGGAGGGCCTCTATCAGAGAAATGTGACATTTACAGCTTTGGTGTGCTGTTGTTAGTTCTTATATCTGGACGCCGCCCGCTCCAAATGACAACCTCACCAATGTCAGATTTTGAGAAAGCGAGTCTCATTTCATGGGCGAGGCATCTTGCTCAAGTTGGCCGCTTACTTGATCTTGTAGACCCTGCGCTGCGGGATGTTGATCGAGACCAAGCACTACTATGCATTACTGTTGCACTCCTTTGCATCCAGCGGTCACCAGCTCGACGCCCATCAAGCACAGAGGTGCTTGAaatgctcgctggtgagggtgagCCACCACGTCTTCCAATAGAGTTCTCGCCATCGCCTCCTGGTGGGTTCCCCTTTAAGTCCCGCAAGAAAGGTCGGCGAGTTTAG
- the LOC133910963 gene encoding transcription initiation factor IIF subunit alpha-like isoform X2, giving the protein MGSGSAAADLVPKAACEACGAASDLYVTECRHATLCHSCGAAMARARGRCAVCAAPVTTLIREYTVRVDTTGEKALSVGRFTTGLPPFSKKRSAGSRWSLRKDGLQVQRRQLTGSMREKYCNRKPWILEDETGEYQYQGQAVGSPSATATHYLLMLHGKEFHAVPIGSWHNFSKIAQYKQLTLEEAEEKMNRRRSGASGYERWMMKAAANGAAAFSSDVKKLDDVKRGAAGGVHPNKGDRNDDGNQSDKGEEDEEEGAARKNRHGLTTKGMEDDKEGGKDRDYDLDDEIEKGDDWEHEETFTDDDEALDIDTEERAVLADPEAAPPDIKQDDNENELGGSGNLSKSGQELKKLLRRAAGQDESDNDDKDTDEDEPPSPVLAPKQMVQPKSEPGDNNPAKPTLPVHAQSTTPAYQSTQKRRPGGDDANISNGAASKKIKMEPETKTSVVKDETLPSLEPSSEASLSASTTNSSPITEEEVRTVLHAVAPVTSQDLVSRFKSRIKTQEDKKEFTAILRKISHMLKTNGRNYILLRKEYK; this is encoded by the exons ATGGGGAGCGGCAGCGCGGCCGCCGACCTGGTCCCGAAGGCGGCGTGCGAGGCGTGCGGCGCGGCGTCGGATCTCTACGTCACGGAGTGCCGGCACGCCACCCTCTGCCACTCCTGCGGCGCCGCCATGGCGCGCGCCCGCGGGCGCTGCGCAGTCTGCGCCGCGCCCGTCACCACCCTCATCAGG GAGTACACTGTTCGCGTGGATACCACCGGGGAGAAGGCCCTCTCAGTCGGCAGGTTCACCACCGGTTTGCCTCCCTTCTCGAAGAAGAGGAGCGCGGGGAGCAGGTGGTCTCTTCGTAAAGATGGCCTGCAAGTGCAAAGACGGCAGCTTACCGGGAGTATGCGG GAGAAATACTGCAACAGGAAGCCATGGATTTTGGAGGATGAGACAGGTGAATATCAGTATCAAGGCCAAGCCGTTGGCTCACCGTCTGCGACGGCTACACACTATTTGTTGATGTTGCACGGCAAGGAGTTCCATGCTGTTCCAATTGGTTCCTG GCATAACTTCAGTAAAATTGCGCAGTACAAACAGCTGACCTTGGAAGAAGCTGAAGAGAAGATGAATAGAAGGAGAAGTGGTGCATCTGGTTATGAACGGTGGATGATGAAGGCAGCTGCAAATGGGGCTGCTGCCTTTAGTTCAGATGTGAAGAAGCTAGACGATGTAAAGAGAGGGGCGGCTGGTGGGGTCCACCCCAATAAAGGAGATAGGAATGATGATGGGAATCAATCAGACAAAGGTGAAGAGGACGAAGAAGAGGGAGCTGCAAGGAAAAACAGGCATGGGCTTACTACAAAGGGCATGGAGGATGACAAGGAAGGCGGAAAGGACAGAGACTATGATCTGGATGATGAAATTGAGAAAG GTGACGATTGGGAGCACGAAGAGACCTTCACTGATGATGACGAGGCTCTGGACATTGACACAGAGGAAAGAGCTGTATTAGCTGATCCTGAGGCTGCTCCACCAGATATTAAGCAG GATGACAACGAGAATGAACTAGGCGGCAGCGGCAACCTGAGCAAGTCCGGTCAGGAACTAAAAAAGCTGCTCCGGCGAGCTGCTGGGCAAGATGAGTCTGACAATGACGACAAAGACACAGAT GAAGATGAGCCACCATCGCCAGTACTTGCTCCAAAACAAATGGTTCAACCCAAAAGTGAACCAGGGGATAACAACCCTGCTAAACCAACACTGCCAGTGCATGCTCAGAGCACTACACCTGCATATCAATCCACTCAAAAGAGGAGACCAGGGGGTGATGATGCAAATATTTCTAATGGTGCAGCCTCCAAAAAGATAAAGATGGAACCT GAAACCAAAACATCGGTTGTTAAGGATGAAACCCTGCCTTCTTTGGAACCATCTTCAGAAGCATCTCTTTCAGCAAGCACCACAAACTCATCACCCATTACAGAGGAGGAAGTCAGGACAGTACTTCATGCAGTTGCACCTGTCACATCCCAAGATCTGGTGTCTAGGTTTAAGTCTAGAATAAAAACTCAAGAG GACAAGAAAGAATTTACTGCCATTCTGAGGAAAATTTCTCACATGCTTAAGACCAACGGCCGTAACTATATCCTCCTTCGGAAGGAATACAAGTGA
- the LOC133910963 gene encoding transcription initiation factor IIF subunit alpha-like isoform X1: MGSGSAAADLVPKAACEACGAASDLYVTECRHATLCHSCGAAMARARGRCAVCAAPVTTLIREYTVRVDTTGEKALSVGRFTTGLPPFSKKRSAGSRWSLRKDGLQVQRRQLTGSMREKYCNRKPWILEDETGEYQYQGQAVGSPSATATHYLLMLHGKEFHAVPIGSWHNFSKIAQYKQLTLEEAEEKMNRRRSGASGYERWMMKAAANGAAAFSSDVKKLDDVKRGAAGGVHPNKGDRNDDGNQSDKGEEDEEEGAARKNRHGLTTKGMEDDKEGGKDRDYDLDDEIEKGDDWEHEETFTDDDEALDIDTEERAVLADPEAAPPDIKQYTQDDNENELGGSGNLSKSGQELKKLLRRAAGQDESDNDDKDTDEDEPPSPVLAPKQMVQPKSEPGDNNPAKPTLPVHAQSTTPAYQSTQKRRPGGDDANISNGAASKKIKMEPETKTSVVKDETLPSLEPSSEASLSASTTNSSPITEEEVRTVLHAVAPVTSQDLVSRFKSRIKTQEDKKEFTAILRKISHMLKTNGRNYILLRKEYK; this comes from the exons ATGGGGAGCGGCAGCGCGGCCGCCGACCTGGTCCCGAAGGCGGCGTGCGAGGCGTGCGGCGCGGCGTCGGATCTCTACGTCACGGAGTGCCGGCACGCCACCCTCTGCCACTCCTGCGGCGCCGCCATGGCGCGCGCCCGCGGGCGCTGCGCAGTCTGCGCCGCGCCCGTCACCACCCTCATCAGG GAGTACACTGTTCGCGTGGATACCACCGGGGAGAAGGCCCTCTCAGTCGGCAGGTTCACCACCGGTTTGCCTCCCTTCTCGAAGAAGAGGAGCGCGGGGAGCAGGTGGTCTCTTCGTAAAGATGGCCTGCAAGTGCAAAGACGGCAGCTTACCGGGAGTATGCGG GAGAAATACTGCAACAGGAAGCCATGGATTTTGGAGGATGAGACAGGTGAATATCAGTATCAAGGCCAAGCCGTTGGCTCACCGTCTGCGACGGCTACACACTATTTGTTGATGTTGCACGGCAAGGAGTTCCATGCTGTTCCAATTGGTTCCTG GCATAACTTCAGTAAAATTGCGCAGTACAAACAGCTGACCTTGGAAGAAGCTGAAGAGAAGATGAATAGAAGGAGAAGTGGTGCATCTGGTTATGAACGGTGGATGATGAAGGCAGCTGCAAATGGGGCTGCTGCCTTTAGTTCAGATGTGAAGAAGCTAGACGATGTAAAGAGAGGGGCGGCTGGTGGGGTCCACCCCAATAAAGGAGATAGGAATGATGATGGGAATCAATCAGACAAAGGTGAAGAGGACGAAGAAGAGGGAGCTGCAAGGAAAAACAGGCATGGGCTTACTACAAAGGGCATGGAGGATGACAAGGAAGGCGGAAAGGACAGAGACTATGATCTGGATGATGAAATTGAGAAAG GTGACGATTGGGAGCACGAAGAGACCTTCACTGATGATGACGAGGCTCTGGACATTGACACAGAGGAAAGAGCTGTATTAGCTGATCCTGAGGCTGCTCCACCAGATATTAAGCAG TACACACAGGATGACAACGAGAATGAACTAGGCGGCAGCGGCAACCTGAGCAAGTCCGGTCAGGAACTAAAAAAGCTGCTCCGGCGAGCTGCTGGGCAAGATGAGTCTGACAATGACGACAAAGACACAGAT GAAGATGAGCCACCATCGCCAGTACTTGCTCCAAAACAAATGGTTCAACCCAAAAGTGAACCAGGGGATAACAACCCTGCTAAACCAACACTGCCAGTGCATGCTCAGAGCACTACACCTGCATATCAATCCACTCAAAAGAGGAGACCAGGGGGTGATGATGCAAATATTTCTAATGGTGCAGCCTCCAAAAAGATAAAGATGGAACCT GAAACCAAAACATCGGTTGTTAAGGATGAAACCCTGCCTTCTTTGGAACCATCTTCAGAAGCATCTCTTTCAGCAAGCACCACAAACTCATCACCCATTACAGAGGAGGAAGTCAGGACAGTACTTCATGCAGTTGCACCTGTCACATCCCAAGATCTGGTGTCTAGGTTTAAGTCTAGAATAAAAACTCAAGAG GACAAGAAAGAATTTACTGCCATTCTGAGGAAAATTTCTCACATGCTTAAGACCAACGGCCGTAACTATATCCTCCTTCGGAAGGAATACAAGTGA